From one Bacillus sp. FJAT-42376 genomic stretch:
- a CDS encoding sigma-70 family RNA polymerase sigma factor codes for MLMYSELLERYKPMILHLMKRLSIYRNHEEFFQTASIALWEASNHYQPSKGTMDAYYYLFIKGKLMNEMTRQNRLLMREDLKDEWGWADSGPDDFLPAERYDWEDLMKDLTLNQKKWIRNYAFLGLTITEIAQKEGATPAAVKSWRRDAIKKLRDQLQER; via the coding sequence ATGTTGATGTATTCAGAATTGCTTGAACGGTATAAGCCTATGATTTTGCATTTGATGAAAAGACTTTCGATTTACAGGAACCATGAAGAATTTTTTCAGACAGCCAGTATTGCCCTTTGGGAAGCTTCCAATCATTATCAGCCATCAAAAGGCACAATGGACGCCTATTATTACTTATTTATAAAAGGAAAACTGATGAATGAGATGACAAGGCAAAACCGGCTGCTGATGAGAGAGGATCTAAAGGATGAATGGGGCTGGGCAGATTCCGGTCCGGATGACTTCCTTCCAGCGGAGAGGTATGACTGGGAGGATTTGATGAAAGACCTTACCCTCAACCAAAAGAAGTGGATTCGAAACTATGCCTTCCTGGGGCTCACCATTACGGAAATTGCCCAAAAAGAAGGAGCGACTCCTGCTGCAGTGAAAAGCTGGAGAAGGGATGCCATTAAGAAACTTCGGGATCAGCTTCAGGAAAGGTGA